GGCGGTTGTAACCTATTTTTTTTTGCAAATTTGGGTTTGTTGTAGGGTTTTCAACCCTCAAGTGATCGTTGTTGGGGGGGTTAATCGAAAAACTCGTCAGTTCAGCGACGAGGTTCATCTCAGGGGGGTTGTCATTCCCGGTGAGATCAACAAAAACATACCTGATGATCGTATCTGTATCCGGATTCTCGATGACATACTCCTCACCGGTCTCAAGGACTGTCGCAATGATCCTGCTTATCTCCTCCTCAGGTATGTACGATGGGTTTTCAATTTCACCTCCCAGATAATGGAAAACCCGGATTGATGTCAGATATGGATTATTCTCAAGAATTGTTTCCACGGCTTCCTGATAGAGGAGGGCAGATCGCATCTCTTCGATATCATCATTTATGTAGCCGATCTCAAGAATGTACTGATGATCCGGGGTTGGATGATAGGCATATTTACGTAACTGGCCGGTCTGGATATCAGGAATAACCCTGTCAGAGACGAAACGACTACCCATCCGGATACTGGTCAGCCGTTTCATAAAATTGGGCTGGAGAGAGAAATCCAGCAGATGATCGGGTGGATAGGTCGTGTATTCAATGATACCCTTCTCGTTGATGATATAGAGTTCATAGCCTTCACCAAACATCTCTTGTAATAGTTCGAGATCGATCTCTGCAGGGTTGCTATTACTCTCCTCATATGCTCTGAGAAATATCGCCATCTCTCCCCAAAGGCGATAGTCAAGGGACTGATCAAAGAGCCGGAGCCCCTGGTCAGTAAGGATCAGAGACTGGATAAGGCTATACTCTGTATTCTCCTTCAGAACCCGGGTATGTTCCTCAAGGGTATTTTTTGAAGCATGATAATTGAGGTTCAGGATGAATCCTGTTATCAGCAGAATGATGACGATAATGATGCCAAACAGAAGCCATCGAAATGAAATACCCCTCTCAATTATACCTGTCACCACCATGTACCCTGGTATCTCCCGGGAGTAGAACAAAGAAATGATGGATGGATAAATAAATATAACTATTTATACTGATTGGTAAAATTTATATGTTAATTCTTTTTAAATATATACCATCCTGTCATCGTCGCATCCAGAACCTCGGGCTTGTTCTTCTTTGTAAGGAGACTGACGATGATCATCGCAAGGAGTGCGAGTGTCACCGAGTAGAGGCTGAAGTGGACCGGTAGTTTGTCGATGAATTGATGGTAGTATCCAAAGACACCAGATCCGATCAGTCCAAGGCTCATTGAGGCGAGAGCCCCTTTTGTCGTCGCCCCCCGCCAGTACAGACCTGCCAGAATCGGGACTGCGAAGGTTGAGAGCATCACCCCGATACCCATCCAGATCAACCAGGCAAGCATCTCAGGCGGGTTGATCGCAAGAAGAAGCGAGATACCGGCGGCGAGGAAGACAGATATCTTAGAAATCCGCAGGACCTTCGCATCCGGTGCATCAGGATGAAGGATGTTTTTGTATATATCCCATGAAAACATCGTTCCGATGGTGAGCATCAGACGATCGGTCGTCGACATCACCGCTGCAAGGACGATGACGGCAAAGATACCCCATACAAAGACGTTTGGAGCTGCAAACTCAACACCATACATAAACGCAAAGTCCTGCGCGTTTACAGCATCAGGAAGGACGAGCGTCCCTTCCTCTACAAGGACGCGGACGGCAAATCCAGCAAATTTCACAAGGAACATGACAACCAGGTAGACGAGGAACGCAATGAGCGGAGCCCATTTGAAGTATGTCGTCTCCCGTGCAGCAAGGACATTATTGATGACATGCGGAGCACAGGCAAGACCCACAGTGAGAAGAAGCCCGAATGAGAGGAGGAACTCCGGTGTTGCAAAGGCATACGGGGCATAGACGGGCGAGGGGAACCAGGGCTGGACGAAATTTGGATCGATACCCGCAAGAACCTGGTTGATATGCGTCAGGCCGCCGGCTTTTGCTATCAGGAATGGGGTAATCCCGATGACACCTGCGATCAGCAGACCCCCCTGGAGGAGCGTCGTCCATGAGACGGCATAAAGACCCCCGACGACGGTATAGGCGGTAATGATAATACCCGATATGATCAGGGCCTGCCAGTGCTCAATACCAAAGAGCCAGACCAGAACGATACTGATCGCGGTATACTGGCCGACGAGGTAGATGAGAGAGACGGTGATTCCTGCAATCGCAGATAAGCCACGCAACTCCCGTGCACTCTCAAAGCGGTGTGCAAAGTAATCCTCAAGGGTGAGATAGCCGTTCTCCCGGCCGACCCGGTGAAGCTTCACCCCGAAGATGGTGATACAGAAGGCAGCAGCAAGCGGGACAGCAATCTGTTCCCAGATCCCCGGCCATCCTGAGGAATAGCCAAACCCGGATACCCCGACAAGAGTCATACCACTGCAGATAGATGCAACCATCAGGATGGTAAATACCCAGAATCCAAGCGATCGGCCGGCAAGGATGTAATCCTCGGTATTATTGATCTTGCGGGAGGCCCATCCTCCAATCCCGATGAGCACGATACAGTACAAAATGATGATACCGACGGTTATAGGATCAGCCATGATCAGTCACCCTCCGGAAATCGAAGTCCCCATATGATAAGCAGGATGATGATGATGAGCACGACACCACCGACGGTATAGACGGTAAGTTCAGGCAGTCCGAATAACATATCATGCTAATGTGTGACATGGTAACATATAACATGCTCGATCTGATTCAACAGATAAAGCGGAAAACGAAAGATAAAAAGAGGGATCAGTCCCCGGCTGAGGTCTTTGCCCCGCGGAGGACGGCGATCGTTCCTGTACGAATCAGCTCCTTGACCCCGTACTGCCTGAGAAGTGTTTCAAGAGCATCAATCTTGTCGGGATCGCCAACGACCTGAAGGACGAGGGTCTTTGCCCCGACATCGATGATCTGCGCCCTGAAGATATCTGCAATCTGCATCACCTCGGCCCGGGTCGTCCCCGGGCTCGCAGCAACCTTGATGAGTGCCAGCTCCCGCCTGACATGCTCCCGATAGGTGATGTCTGAGACCTTGATGACATCGATGAGTTTATTCAACTGTTTTTTGACCTGCTCGATGACGGTATCATCACCCCTGACGGTGATGGTGATCCGGCTCATCTCAGGCTGCTCACAGGTACCGACGGCAAGGCTCTCTATGTTGAACCCACGCCGTGAGAACATCCCGGAGACCCTGGAGAGGACACCGGCACGGTTCTCAACAAGGATTGAGAGGGTATGGATCTTCATTTCTGCTGGCCTCCAATCATCTCATTGATGGCAGCACCTGCCGGAACCATCGGGAAGACATTCTCTTCACGGGCGATCCTGAAATCAAGAACATATGCACCATCGGTGTCGATGGCGGTCGTCAGTGCCTCTCTCACCCCGTCTGCCGAGTCGACCCGCATCCCGTCGATACCATAGGCACGTGCGATTCCGACGAAGTCGATCTCAGGCAGTTCCGTATACGAATACCTCCGGTCATAGAAGAGCTCCTGCCATTGCCGGACCATACCGAGGTACATGTTATTCAAAATAACAATCTTGACCGGGATATCATACTGGGCAACCGTTCCAAGCTCCTGAATATTCATCTGGATGCTGCCATCGCCTGCGATATCAAAGACCGGGAGATCCGGACGTGCGAAATGGGCACCGATTGCGGCAGGGAAGCCATAGCCCATCGTTCCAAGACCTCCGGAGGTGATCCAGGTCCTTGGATGTTTGAAACAGAAGTGCTGGGCGGTCCACATCTGGTTCTGACCGACCTCGGAGACGATGATCCCCTCTCCATCCAGGAGGTCGGAGAGGGTACGTATGATCATCTGCGGCCTGAGGAGCCCGTCATCCGGAACGGACATCGGATAGGTCACCTTCCAATGATTGTATTTTTCATCCCAGGCCGCCCTCTGCTTCTTCTGCGGGAGGCGATCGATGAGGCATGTCAGGATAGAGCGGCAGTCTCCGACGATCGGCACATCGACCTTCTTATTCTTCCCGATCTCCGCCGGGTCGATATCAATATGGATGACGCCTGCATTTGGAGCAAATGACTCGATCCTTCCGGTGACCCGATCATCGAATCGTGCACCGATTGCGATGAGGAGATCAGACTCGGTGATCGCGTAATTGGCAGAGCGGGTACCGTGCATCCCGAGCATGCCGAGATTGAGCGGATGATCGCATGGGAGGGAACCGATCCCCATCAGGGTCGTCGTCACCGGAATACCGGTCATCTCGGAAAACCTGATCAGCTCAGCCGATGCATCGGAGGCGATGACACCACCACCGGCATAGATGATCGGCCGCTCTGCCTCTGCAATGAGAGAGAGTGCCTTCTCGATCTGCCGGAGATGGCCCTTCAGGGTCGGATTATACCCTCTCCGGATAATCTCCTCAGGAGGTCCGGGCTCAGGCGCCTGGTTCGTCAGGACATCTTTTGGGATGTCAATCAGGACGGGGCCCTGTCGTCCGGTTCCGGCGATATGAAATGCCTCTCTGACGATGCCGTTGAGATCCTCAACACGTTTGACAAGATAATTGTGTTTGGTCACCGGCATCGTGATACCGGTGATATCAGACTCCTGGAAGGCATCATTCCCGAGCATGGAGGTTGGCACCTGCCCGGTGAGTGCAACCACCGGAACAGAGTCCATATATGCTGTTGCAATACCTGTAACGAGGTTGCAGGCCCCTGGACCTGATGTTGCAAGGCATACCCCTGTCCTACCGGAGGCTCGTGCGTACCCGTCAGCCGCATGTGCAGCCGCCTGTTCATGCCGGACCAGGATATGCCGGAGGGGGGAGTCATAGAGCTCGTCATAGAGGGGGAGCACTACGCCGCCGGGGTATCCAAAGATGGTCGTCACTCCCTGCTGTATCAGTCCTTCAACCAGTAATTTTGCCCCGGTCTTCATCTCTCTTCCTCAATAACCTGTTCATTCCTGATATCATGGCCTCCACAGACGCCATGACAATATCTGTCCGTGCGCCGCGGGAGGTAATCAATTCTCCGTCCTTGCGTAATGTGACGGTCACATCGACAAGGGCATCAGTTCCGCCATAGATGGCATCGACATGATACTCCTCAAGGGTGATATCACCCACATCCTGCACAGCCTTCCGAAGTGCCATTATGACCGCGTCAACAGGGCCTGCACCGGTCGATGCCTGCGTGATCTCATCGCCGTTGACAAGGAGGGTCACTGAGGCCGTCGGCATGACACTGTTTCCTGAGACTGTCGTGTACTGTTTCATCCTGATGACAGGAGTACAGGAGATGTCAAGGACCGCCTCGGCGATGGCATGGAGATCCGAGTCGGTCACCCGTTTGCCATCATCGCCAAGTTTCTTGACCCGTGCGACGATCTCCTGGAGCTGTCTCGGCTCGGTGATGTACCCCATCTCGGAGAGGGCCGCTTCAACTGACGCACTCCCTGAGTGTTTTCCAAGCAGAATCCGACGCTTCCTCCCGACCATCTCAGGGCTGATAGGCTCATAGGTCGCCGAGTCACGAAGGATACCATGCGCATGGATGCCACTCTCATGAGTAAATGCCATCTCACCAACGATCGATTTGTTCGTGGGGAGCGGAACCCGGGTCATCCGTGAGACGAGGGTGGAGAGATGATAGATCTTCTCAGTATTGATCCCGGTATCGAGACCATACAGCACCTCAAGCGACATCACAAGATCCTCCAGGGGAGTATTGCCTGCCCGCTCTCCAAGACCGTTTACCGTGACATGCGCACATGTCGCCCCGGCCTTCAGTCCGGCAAGCGTCGTTGCAAGCCCCATTCCAAGGTCATTATGGCAATGGATGGAGAGGGGGGCGATACAGTACTGCGGTAAGAGCTCCATGGCCCGCTCCGGTGTGAGCACACCAACGGTATCACAGAAGCAGAGGCGGTCTGCACCCCGATCAACGCCACCTGAATAAAGATCCAGAAGATATGCCGGGTCAGCCCGTGATGCATCCTCCCCCGAGAGCTCAACGATCAGACCGCGATCCTTTGCATATTCAACAGAATCCCATGCCATCTTCGTGACATACTCACGATCCTTCCTCAGCTTCTTCTCGATATGAAGATCAGAGACAGGGATGACGAGATGTACGGAATCTGCACCATAATCTGCGGCATAGTCTATATCAAGCTTCACTCCGCGAACGAATGTACAGATCTCTGCCTTCAGACCTGCATCCGATATGAGCCGGAGAGACTCTCGTTCACCATCAGATGCCGCGGCAGAGCCGACCTCGATGACATCAACACCGATGTCAGAGAGGAGTGTTGCAATACTCAGCTTATCTTCAGGCTTGAGCGATACCCCTGGTGTCTGTTCACCATCACGCAGGGTCGTATCCAAAATACGTGGCCGATTAACAAATAAAGCAATCCCTCATAGTGGAAAGCACCAATTACACTTTGGGGCTGAGATTATTTAATAGGTGATGTCTGCACAGCAGAATAAAAAGAAGAGAGTATTCCCGCTTATGCAGGGACACTGTCATAGATTATTGTAAGATACCGTGCCGAGAAGATGGCAAATGCCGGAGCAAGGATGAAGAGAAGGAACAAGCCAAGAACCGGGATGATACCAAGGACGAACTGAACGACAGTGATGACAACTGCAAGAATGAGCAGTGCGATGATATACTCGACCCAGCCGATCTTTCCGATGTGGCCGAAGATGGCACTGAAGTTGAATGCCTCCCCAATCGATCCGGTGCGTGCAAACCGAATCCATCCAAAGGGCATAATCAGTCCGATGATGATAAAAACGATCATAACAGCGAGGAGGCCAATCATTGCCCCTCCTGCCATTGCAGCATTTGGGGTTCCCATTGCCATACCTGTAAGTGCTGCACCGACCCCGAAGATCAGGGCGACAATGAAGACAGGTATGACGTAGATGATATTGATTATCAGGAGCTTGATCCCATCGATGAAGAGACCTCCCCAGTCCTCAAGCTCCGGGGCAGGACCCTCGGCCCTGTATACCCTGACAATATATCCGTACAGAAGAGGGAAGATGATGGTCGAGACGATAAGAAGAATCCATTTCATCCACTTACCAACCAGCCCTTCCTTCACATACTCAAAAGAGTCACCTAGCATTTGACCATATTCCATAATGACCACCTCTGTGGTACGCAGATTTGTAAACTTCTTTGTATTTATATTTTCCCCATATAATCTTCATAGAATGAGGTATTTCCTCGAACAAAAAGATAAGAAGGGAAGATATCGAGATCAGGGTTAAAATAAATAATTAAATTAAAATATAAGAGTTTCAGATGGTTTTCTGATCAGCCTTCCCATGCAGATAGATCCCACGTATATATCGGGCATGGAAGATTGAGACTGCAGGCGATATGGCAAAGCTCAGAACCATCGTGAAAATGTAAAAGAACGGAATAATGAAGCCGATGAATGAGAGAATCTGAATTGCAACACTGATCCCTGCCATAATGACAAAGAGGATGAGGAGTGCAAGGATATACTCTATCCACCCGATAGAGCGGATGATTGCAAGAATCTTACTGAAATGGAACGCCTCACCAATGCGGCCGCTCCGTGCAAATGATACGAGTGCCATGGGGAGGATGAGCGTATAGGCGATCAGGTAGATGATCAGGGCAAGCAACAAACCGGCAGTAGCCAGACCTGGTGTGAAGGCGACTGATGATGAGAAGACGGGGCCATCAAATGAGAGAGCACTTGCCACAGTCGCTATGGTGAGAATGATCGCCGGAACTCCATAGATGATCTGAATCAGAAAGAGTTTCAGACCATCGACGAAGAGGCTCAGGTACCCCTCCACCTCTGGTGCCATGTCGTTACCCTGCATCACCCGGACGGTATATCCATAGAGGATTGGGAAGATCAATGTCCCGATGATGAGGATGAACCAGCGACGCCAGTGGCCGATGAGGCCATCTTTTGCATAATAAAAAGAAGAGGTTACGATTTTTCCAATATCCATATCATACGATAGGTGTCAAGGATATTTTACATTACCTTTTCAATGCCTGAAGTGTCGGACCCCGGTGAAGACCATCGCCATATTCCGCCTGTTTGCCTCGGCGATCACCTCTGCATCACGGATGGAGCCGCCGGGCTGGACAAGTGCAGTCGCGCCGGCATCGGCGGCAACCTCAAGGGTATCAGGGAACGGCAGGAAGGCATCGGATGCGGCAACAGATCCATTGAGCGGCTTTCGTGCCTTGTCGATGGCAATCTTCGCCGCATCAACCCTGCTCATCTGGCCGGCTCCAATACCGAGTGTCTCTTTCTGGTCAGCAAAGATGATGGTGTTGCTCTTGGTATGCTTGCAGACCCGCCAGGCAAGCCGCATCGCATCAAGTTCAGCAGCCGTCGGCTCCCGTTCGGAGACGACCTGCCAGTGCTCACGGTACGGGGGGGTCCGCAGATAGAGCATCCCGCCGTCGATCGACCGGATCTCATCGGCGAGAGATGGTGCTGGGAGGATGAGTATCCGCATATTCTCCTTCGCCTCCATCATAGCAAGTGCCTCCTCCGAGTACGAGGGGGCGATGACAACCTCAACAAAGGTACTGCAGATCGCTTCTGCCACATCAGCGCCGATCTCCTGGTTCATCGCGATGACCGATCCATATGCTGAGACCGGATCGACGTCGCGGGCCCGGATATATGAGTCAAGGAGCGTCGTTCCCGTAGCAACTCCGCAGGGATTGTTGTGCTTGACGATGACGGTACAGATCTCGTCAAATTCCCGCAGAAGGCCGACGGCGGCATGGACGTCAAGGTAATTGTTATAGGACATCTGCTTGCCCTGCACCGGCACTGCACCGGCGATCCCGGCATCTCCATAGACTGCCGCCTGCTGATGGGGATTTTCACCATACCTGAGCTGACGGCCGCCTGAGAACTGGACGGTGAGTGTCTCAGGGAAGGTGCTGTCGATCCCGGAGAGATGGTTGCTTATCGCGGCGTCATAGGCGGCAGTCCGTGCAAATGCCTTTTTTGCAAGGGAGAAGCGAATCTCATCGGGTATGCCGCCCTGGCCGAGTGCATCCAGGACTCTTCCGTAGTCTGATGGATCCGTAATGACTGCCACATCACGGTAGTTCTTGGCAGCAGCCCGGATCATCGCAGGGCCGCCGATATCGATAAACTCGACGAGTTCGGAGAGGGGGAGATTCTTTGCTGCCATCGCCTCAAACGGATAGAGGTTCACACAGAGGATATCAATCCCGGGGATGTTATGTTGTGCCATGACGGCATCATCGATACCACGCCGTCCGAGGAGGCCGCCATGAATCTTTGGATGGAGCGTCTTGACGCGTCCGTCCATCATCTCAGGGGAGCCGGTGTATGCCGAGACTTCAGTGAAAGGGATACCTGCTTCAGCGAGTGCCTTTCCCGTCCCTCCCGAGCTCAGGATGGTGACACCCCGTGCATGAAGAGACTCGGCAAATGCAATGATACCAGTCTTGTCAAAGACAGAGAGGAGAGCTGTCGTCATACCAGATCTATTGATCCTCACGTATAATAGAAGCACCCATTATCAGATCCGGATCGCTTCCGGAGTATGCGCCTCTTTCATAGGGTGATATCCACAGTGAGAGGAGATAGAAGATATCAGAGGAGGATATGACTTCCGTTGATCGTTAAAACCCCATAAATACCGTCTGGATGCATCCCTCAGCCTGAGGGGGCACTTACATCAGGTAAGGGTTAATATTATATAGAACTACATTGCAATAGGTACTGTAACACGTTGATGTGATCATCTATGGAGGATGAGACAAAGGACAGACAGGAAGGGATTGTTATCGAAGAAGGTACTGAGAGAAACGATCAGGTATCCACTGAGGTTACCAGAGAGGAGTATGACGAGCTCTATGGGAAATACCTCCGTCTTGCTGCTGACTTTGACAATTACAGAAAGCGATCCGCCCGGGACCAGGAACGGATCATTCAGTTCGCAAACGAGAGGTTTGCCCTTGAGATCCTCGATGTCCTCGACAACTTTGAACGGGCACTGAAGGCGGATGACGCCGATCTCAGGGAAGGGCTTGTGCAGATTCATAAGCTCTTCCTCTCCGTCCTGGAACGAAACGGCATCACCCCGATCAGAAGTGAGGACTCCCCCTTTGATCCGGAGAAGCATGAGGCGATAGCATATCTGCCATCTGAGAAGGACGAAGGGGTTGTCCTCGATGAGGTCTGCCGTGGGTACTGTATGCATGACAAAGTAATCCGATGCGCCAAAGTGGCGGTCTCAAAAGGAAATAAACAATAAGGTGAATTATTATGGCGAAAGAAAAAATCCTCGGAATTGATCTTGGAACGACGAACTCATGTATGGCGATCATGGAGGGTGGGGAACCGAAGGTGATCCCAAATTCAGAGGGTGCCCGGACAACCCCCTCCGTTGTTGCATTCTCAAAAGATGGTGAGCGTCTTGTCGGAAGTGTCGCCAAGCGCCAGGCTGTGACAAATCCGGGACGCACAATTGCATCCATTAAGCGGCAGATGGGAACAAATTACACCGTCGCCATCGATGACAAAAAGTACTCTCCACAGGAGATCTCTGCGATGA
The genomic region above belongs to Methanocalculus alkaliphilus and contains:
- the ilvN gene encoding acetolactate synthase small subunit, with the translated sequence MKIHTLSILVENRAGVLSRVSGMFSRRGFNIESLAVGTCEQPEMSRITITVRGDDTVIEQVKKQLNKLIDVIKVSDITYREHVRRELALIKVAASPGTTRAEVMQIADIFRAQIIDVGAKTLVLQVVGDPDKIDALETLLRQYGVKELIRTGTIAVLRGAKTSAGD
- a CDS encoding DUF4013 domain-containing protein produces the protein MDIGKIVTSSFYYAKDGLIGHWRRWFILIIGTLIFPILYGYTVRVMQGNDMAPEVEGYLSLFVDGLKLFLIQIIYGVPAIILTIATVASALSFDGPVFSSSVAFTPGLATAGLLLALIIYLIAYTLILPMALVSFARSGRIGEAFHFSKILAIIRSIGWIEYILALLILFVIMAGISVAIQILSFIGFIIPFFYIFTMVLSFAISPAVSIFHARYIRGIYLHGKADQKTI
- the purH gene encoding bifunctional phosphoribosylaminoimidazolecarboxamide formyltransferase/IMP cyclohydrolase, with product MTTALLSVFDKTGIIAFAESLHARGVTILSSGGTGKALAEAGIPFTEVSAYTGSPEMMDGRVKTLHPKIHGGLLGRRGIDDAVMAQHNIPGIDILCVNLYPFEAMAAKNLPLSELVEFIDIGGPAMIRAAAKNYRDVAVITDPSDYGRVLDALGQGGIPDEIRFSLAKKAFARTAAYDAAISNHLSGIDSTFPETLTVQFSGGRQLRYGENPHQQAAVYGDAGIAGAVPVQGKQMSYNNYLDVHAAVGLLREFDEICTVIVKHNNPCGVATGTTLLDSYIRARDVDPVSAYGSVIAMNQEIGADVAEAICSTFVEVVIAPSYSEEALAMMEAKENMRILILPAPSLADEIRSIDGGMLYLRTPPYREHWQVVSEREPTAAELDAMRLAWRVCKHTKSNTIIFADQKETLGIGAGQMSRVDAAKIAIDKARKPLNGSVAASDAFLPFPDTLEVAADAGATALVQPGGSIRDAEVIAEANRRNMAMVFTGVRHFRH
- a CDS encoding DUF4013 domain-containing protein: MEYGQMLGDSFEYVKEGLVGKWMKWILLIVSTIIFPLLYGYIVRVYRAEGPAPELEDWGGLFIDGIKLLIINIIYVIPVFIVALIFGVGAALTGMAMGTPNAAMAGGAMIGLLAVMIVFIIIGLIMPFGWIRFARTGSIGEAFNFSAIFGHIGKIGWVEYIIALLILAVVITVVQFVLGIIPVLGLFLLFILAPAFAIFSARYLTIIYDSVPA
- a CDS encoding sodium:solute symporter family protein, with amino-acid sequence MADPITVGIIILYCIVLIGIGGWASRKINNTEDYILAGRSLGFWVFTILMVASICSGMTLVGVSGFGYSSGWPGIWEQIAVPLAAAFCITIFGVKLHRVGRENGYLTLEDYFAHRFESARELRGLSAIAGITVSLIYLVGQYTAISIVLVWLFGIEHWQALIISGIIITAYTVVGGLYAVSWTTLLQGGLLIAGVIGITPFLIAKAGGLTHINQVLAGIDPNFVQPWFPSPVYAPYAFATPEFLLSFGLLLTVGLACAPHVINNVLAARETTYFKWAPLIAFLVYLVVMFLVKFAGFAVRVLVEEGTLVLPDAVNAQDFAFMYGVEFAAPNVFVWGIFAVIVLAAVMSTTDRLMLTIGTMFSWDIYKNILHPDAPDAKVLRISKISVFLAAGISLLLAINPPEMLAWLIWMGIGVMLSTFAVPILAGLYWRGATTKGALASMSLGLIGSGVFGYYHQFIDKLPVHFSLYSVTLALLAMIIVSLLTKKNKPEVLDATMTGWYIFKKN
- a CDS encoding nucleotide exchange factor GrpE, which codes for MEDETKDRQEGIVIEEGTERNDQVSTEVTREEYDELYGKYLRLAADFDNYRKRSARDQERIIQFANERFALEILDVLDNFERALKADDADLREGLVQIHKLFLSVLERNGITPIRSEDSPFDPEKHEAIAYLPSEKDEGVVLDEVCRGYCMHDKVIRCAKVAVSKGNKQ
- a CDS encoding 2-isopropylmalate synthase, whose amino-acid sequence is MDTTLRDGEQTPGVSLKPEDKLSIATLLSDIGVDVIEVGSAAASDGERESLRLISDAGLKAEICTFVRGVKLDIDYAADYGADSVHLVIPVSDLHIEKKLRKDREYVTKMAWDSVEYAKDRGLIVELSGEDASRADPAYLLDLYSGGVDRGADRLCFCDTVGVLTPERAMELLPQYCIAPLSIHCHNDLGMGLATTLAGLKAGATCAHVTVNGLGERAGNTPLEDLVMSLEVLYGLDTGINTEKIYHLSTLVSRMTRVPLPTNKSIVGEMAFTHESGIHAHGILRDSATYEPISPEMVGRKRRILLGKHSGSASVEAALSEMGYITEPRQLQEIVARVKKLGDDGKRVTDSDLHAIAEAVLDISCTPVIRMKQYTTVSGNSVMPTASVTLLVNGDEITQASTGAGPVDAVIMALRKAVQDVGDITLEEYHVDAIYGGTDALVDVTVTLRKDGELITSRGARTDIVMASVEAMISGMNRLLRKRDEDRGKITG
- the ilvB gene encoding biosynthetic-type acetolactate synthase large subunit yields the protein MKTGAKLLVEGLIQQGVTTIFGYPGGVVLPLYDELYDSPLRHILVRHEQAAAHAADGYARASGRTGVCLATSGPGACNLVTGIATAYMDSVPVVALTGQVPTSMLGNDAFQESDITGITMPVTKHNYLVKRVEDLNGIVREAFHIAGTGRQGPVLIDIPKDVLTNQAPEPGPPEEIIRRGYNPTLKGHLRQIEKALSLIAEAERPIIYAGGGVIASDASAELIRFSEMTGIPVTTTLMGIGSLPCDHPLNLGMLGMHGTRSANYAITESDLLIAIGARFDDRVTGRIESFAPNAGVIHIDIDPAEIGKNKKVDVPIVGDCRSILTCLIDRLPQKKQRAAWDEKYNHWKVTYPMSVPDDGLLRPQMIIRTLSDLLDGEGIIVSEVGQNQMWTAQHFCFKHPRTWITSGGLGTMGYGFPAAIGAHFARPDLPVFDIAGDGSIQMNIQELGTVAQYDIPVKIVILNNMYLGMVRQWQELFYDRRYSYTELPEIDFVGIARAYGIDGMRVDSADGVREALTTAIDTDGAYVLDFRIAREENVFPMVPAGAAINEMIGGQQK